A single window of Gossypium hirsutum isolate 1008001.06 chromosome A10, Gossypium_hirsutum_v2.1, whole genome shotgun sequence DNA harbors:
- the LOC107896259 gene encoding 3-oxo-5-alpha-steroid 4-dehydrogenase 2 — translation MAIPMVLAILFPPTLFLTGASVLTLLSLAILGVLEIRGINLKYSKFVNTASSSSSISFKVPSRVGMLLLYTPAFLVGVASFWLYPADDSRFLFLKSAVTIHFFKRLFEVIFIHKYSGKMSLDTMLIILVSYFFLSLSLIYTQTFNQGLSEPSIDLKHLGIVLFLIGISGNFYHHYLLSKLRTNGDKEYKIPKGGLFELAICPHYLFEILEFLGISLISQTLYSFSVTLGSALYLMCRSYVTRKWYMSKFEDFPKEVKALIPFVF, via the exons ATGGCTATTCCTATGGTGCTTGCTATTCTGTTTCCACCCACTTTGTTCCTCACTGGAGCATCTGTTTTAACTCTATTATCGCTGGCAATTCTTGGGGTTTTAGAAATTAGAGGGATTAACTTGAAATATTCCAAGTTCGTCAAtactgcttcttcttcttcttcgattaGCTTTAAAGTTCCCAGCAGAGTTGGCATGTTATTGCTCTACACACCAGCTTTCCTTGTCGGTGTTGCTTCCTTTTGGCTTTACCCAGCTGATGACTCTAGATTTCTTTTCCTCAAATCTGCTGTTACCATCCATTTCTTTAAGAGACTTTTTGAG GTGATTTTCATTCATAAATACAGTGGAAAGATGTCTCTAGACACAATGTTAATTATACTTGTCAGCTATTTCTTTCTAAGCTTAAGCTTGATTTACACACAAACTTTTAATCAAGGACTCTCGGAACCGTCCATTGATTTGAAGCACCTTGGAATTGTGTTGTTTTTAATAGGTATTAGTGGCAATTTCTACCACCATTACCTTCTGTCCAAGCTAAGAACAAACGGTGACAAAGAGTACAAGATCCCCAAAGGTGGTTTGTTTGAGTTGGCGATTTGCCCTCACTATCTGTTTGAGATTTTAGAGTTCTTGGGAATTAGTTTAATTTCTCAAACATTGTACTCATTTTCAGTCACTCTAGGCTCTGCATTGTACCTTATGTGTAGGAGTTATGTCACTAGGAAATGGTACATGTCTAAGTTTGAAGACTTCCCCAAGGAAGTCAAAGCTCTAATTCCATTTGTTTTTTAA
- the LOC107895912 gene encoding very-long-chain enoyl-CoA reductase, with amino-acid sequence MAIPMVLEIVFPPSLVLIAASVLSLLSLTILGVLETREIHLKYSKFFNASTTSSSSSISFKVPSRVGMLLIYTPAFLVGVASFWLFPDGDFRFLLLKSAITIHFFKRILEVIFIHNYSGGMSLDTIIIILVSYFFVSLSLIYTQTFNQGLSEPSIDLKYLGIVLFLIGICGNFYHHCILSKLRTKGGKEYKIPKGGLFELVICPHTLFEILGFLGISLISQTLYSFSTTLGIAVYLMCRGYVTRKWYMSKFEDLPKEVKAVIPYVF; translated from the exons ATGGCTATTCCTATGGTGCTTGAAATTGTATTTCCACCGAGTTTGGTCCTCATTGCAGCTTCTGTTTTAAGTCTATTATCGCTGACAATTCTTGGGGTTTTAGAAACGAGAGAGATTCACTTGAAATATTCCAAGTTCTTCAATGCTTCtactacttcttcttcttcttcgattaGCTTTAAAGTTCCCAGTAGAGTTGGCATGTTATTGATCTACACACCAGCTTTCCTTGTCGGTGTTGCTTCCTTTTGGCTTTTCCCTGATGGAGACTTTAGGTTTCTTTTGCTCAAATCTGCCATTACCATCCATTTCTTCAAGAGAATTCTTGAG GTGATTTTCATTCATAACTACAGTGGAGGCATGTCTCTAGACACAATAATAATTATACTTGTCAGCTATTTCTTTGTCAGTTTAAGCCTGATTTACACACAAACTTTCAACCAAGGACTCTCAGAGCCGTCCATTGATTTGAAGTACCTTGGAATTGTGTTGTTTTTAATAGGAATTTGTGGCAATTTCTACCACCATTGCATTCTTTCCAAGCTAAGAACAAAGGGTGGCAAAGAGTACAAGATCCCCAAAGGTGGTTTATTTGAGTTGGTGATTTGCCCACACACTCTGTTTGAGATTTTAGGGTTCTTGGGAATTAGTTTGATTTCTCAAACATTGTACTCATTTTCTACAACTCTAGGCATTGCTGTGTACTTGATGTGCAGGGGTTATGTCACCAGGAAATGGTACATGTCTAAGTTTGAAGATTTGCCCAAAGAAGTCAAAGCTGTAATTCCGTATGTTTTTTGA
- the LOC121207661 gene encoding rhamnogalacturonan I rhamnosyltransferase 1: protein MLKPSLLLSAEEAKKRIYSVCTTRYTGFRAIFSKDLVEELRGNYKSNGFLKVSCIGGLNQMRAAICDMVIVARLLNLTLVVPKLDKTSFWADPSDLGDIFDVSHFIDSLMDEVRIIKRLPKKFNRKYGFQAFQMSPVSWSNEKYYLEQVCIPLVERERDNV, encoded by the exons ATGTTAAAACCCTCGCTTCTGTTGTCGGCag AGGAAGCGAAAAAGAGAATATACTCTGTTTGTACAACGAGGTATACTGGGTTTCGTGCTATTTTTTCTAAGGATTTGGTCGAAGAACTTAGAG GAAACTATAAAAGTAATGGTTTTCTCAAAGTTTCATGCATTGGGGGCTTGAATCAAATGCGTGCTGCG ATCTGTGACATGGTAATCGTTGCTCGACTTTTAAATCTCACTTTGGTTGTTCCAAAACTTGATAAGACATCATTCTGGGCGGACCCTAG TGATTTAGGTGACATTTTTGATGTGAGCCATTTCATTGATTCTCTAATGGATGAAGTTCGGATTATCAAAAGGCTGCCAAAGAAGTTTAATAGGAAATATGGGTTTCAAGCTTTTCAGATGTCTCCTGTTAGCTGGTCAAATGAAAAGTACTACTTAGAACAG GTATGCATACCCTTGGTGGAGAGAGAAAGAGATAATGTCTGA